A window of Maioricimonas rarisocia genomic DNA:
CTCGAGGTGGAACAGGAGCCCTGCTCGCCGGTCGCGATTGTCCACAGCGTCCATTCGCTCATGCGGATTCGCGCCACCGAGAACGATCTGGAGCTCGTCACGGAGTTTGACGGTCCGATCCCGTCGCGAATTCAATCAGACTCGGTTCGGTTGCGGCAGATCCTCGTGAATCTGGTCGGAAACGCCCTCAAGTTCACAACCGAGGGATCCATTCGACTCAGGACGACATTTGACGCAGACGGCCCGGAGCCGGCCATCTGTTTTGACGTGATCGACACCGGTCCGGGCATTGAAGCTGCTCGAATCGAACAGATGTTCGAACCGTTCGTGCAGATCGACGCGACCAATCACCTTGCGGAAGGAACCGGCCTGGGCCTGACCATCAGCCGCAGACTTGCAGAGCTGCTGGGGGGAACCCTCACGGCGACAAGTGAGCCGGGAGTAGGCAGCACGTTCACGCTTCGAATCGTGACCGGCCCCGTTGATGAACTCTCCGTCGTCGACGTCAACGACGTTCACGAACTGGCAGAACTGCAGGTCGGTCGGGTTGGGGCTCGCCTGGATGGGCGCCGCGTTCTTGTCGTCGACGACCGCCGCGACATCCAGTTGCTGGCGAGACACTTTCTGATCGAAGCCGGGGCGGAGGTCATCACTGCCGCGAATGGGCAGGAAGCGGTCGATCTGGCATGCAACGAGAACGGCACACTCCCTGAATTTGACGCCGTGGTAATGGACATGCAGATGCCCGTCCTGGACGGGTTCGAAGCGACGAAAGTCTTACGCGCACGGGGATTCGACCAACCGGTGATTGCCGTGACCGCCGGTGCCATGCAGGGGGACCGGGACGAGTGCCTGAAGGCGGGTTGCAACGCCTACCTGACGAAGCCGATTGACGGCGTAGAACTCGTCCGCCTCGTGGCAAGACATGTCGACGATTGCTGAATCGTCGTATCTGCAGTCGTGAGAGACGATGGGCCGCGCCGCTCTCCGGCGCATCGGTGCGCCGGGCCGGTTGCGGCACGCTGGCGACAGCATCGTCACATGGACCGCCGTTGTCGTCGGACGAGTTGCTCGACGATCCGGGACAACTGCTGCTGTTCCCGTTCGATGATCTCGAAGAGGTGCTCTCCCTCGCCAGGGCGGACGTACCGGTCGCGTACCAGTTCGACCGCCGTTCGAATCGTGAAAAGGGAGTGTCGGATCCTGTGCGCGACGCTTTCGTCGGGCGGCACCGGATCACTTCCCTGAAGGCTCAATCGCGTCACGCTCTGAGACATGATGTTGCTTTACCTCGAATCACAGTCTGTCCGTGCGATGGCAGATCCCTCGTTCTGGCCCGGGGGAACGACGCTGTCCGTTGGCGGATGGGCAGAACCACCCCGGCTGCGCAATTGCACTTGGAAACACGCGGCCCGTCACAACGAGCGGACCTGAGGACATGAGAAACACTTCAGCGGGATCTGAACCTGGCTCCCGCAGTACGCTCGAACAGCAGTCGCAAACGGCGCGCCGATGAGCATTTGGAGCGGTTTTCTCCGGCTCCGGGCGTCTGACTGTCGGTTCGCAGCACACATCGTCTGCTCAGAGTGCGGAACAAGGTCACGCGGCAGGATGCCGGGCCCGCACCGGGAATCATCCCTGTACCGCCCCTTCGCTGGTGCTGGTTCGACGACCGAAGATCAGGTGGTCGATCGACAGACAGCCGGGGCCGGTCAGTGCCAGCCCGACGACGACCAGACCGAGCGTCAGGGCGTACTCCATCCCGCTCTCCTTGATAAAGAATGCCTCGTTGTGAACCTTGACGATCGCGACGAACATCGTGAATGCCACCGGGATGGCGACAATCCGTGTCAGCAGCCCCAACACCAGTGCCAACCCGCCAAAGAACTCGGCGCAGGCCGCCAGGATCGCGCTGACCATCGGCAGCGGGACGGCAATGGACTCGAGAAAACCGGCAAACCCCTCGAGCCCGGGGCCGCCAAAGGCTCCGAACAGTTTCTGGCTTCCGTGCATCATGAGGACAATGCCCACGATGCCGCGAATCAGCAGCAGTCCCATCCCGTTCACAATCGGGCGATTCATGACGTTCCCTTTCACCTGAGCAAGACACCTGGGTTGTTTGAGCATTGCGGGACGACGGATTGCCGCCCCTCCTCCGACATCAGTCCGCGTCGACGACACCGGCGCGGGCCCGCACCATGAGCGCGTTGATCTGTTGCAGCTCCTCGGGGCTGAGATGTCCCAGATTCGCCCGGTGGGCATCCAGAACAGGCTCATCCAGAGTGCTGAGAAGCTGCAGCCCTCTCTTCGTGATCTGCGTGCACACGACGCGACGATCCGTGGTCGACCGGGCCCGCTCGACCAGGTCCGCCTTGACCAGACGATCGATCAGCCGCGTCATATCCGGAACGCGCGTGACCATCTGCTGGCCGATCTCATGCGAGGAGAGACCGTCCCGGTTGCCGCGCAGAATCCGCAGAATGTTGTACTGAGCGTGCGAAATCCCGTGCTCGCGAAACAGCCGCTCGAGCCGGATCATCAGCAGATTGTTCGTGCGAAGGATGTTCAGTTGCGCCTCCTGTTCGAGCGAATCGAACGGATGGCGTTTGCGAACTTCCGTTTGCAGATTCGTTTCCGACATGCTCTTCTCCTGCGAGCCCCAATCGTAGAGCCAACAATAGTTGTTTCAACAGGCATCTTCGGAAGACGCCGGGATTTTAGCCGTGACTCCCGACGTGCAGCGGACCAATGAACCCCTGACCGGCTCCCGGTGTCAGCGGGAGGATCGCCGCGTCGGAGCGGCCCAGACCCGAAACCGGAACCGAAAGCCCTGGACAGCAACCGCCATGAAGACCATCAGCTGGGACGAGTTTGAGCAGGTCGAACTGCGAGTCGGCACGATCGTGGACGTCAGCGATTTTCCCGAAGCACGCAAGCCGGCCTGGAAGATCACTGCGGACTTCGGTGACGAGTTCGGCACCCGCGTCTCGAGTGCCCAAATCACCGACCTGTATACGAAGGAGGACCTGCTCGGTCGCCAGATCGTCGGCGTGATCAATTTCCCTCCGAAGCAGATTGGCCCGGTCCGCTCGGAGTTTCTGGTCACCGGCTTCTATCGTCCCGACGGGGCCGTTGTGCTGGCCGTTCCGGAGCGGGAGGTTCCCAACGGAGCGAAACTCGCCTGAACAGAACAGGCTCATCGAGTGTCTGTCTCCACCTCGCAGGGCGTGCTGGTCCCCTTCGCACTGGCAATGTTCACGCAGACTGCGACAATACCGGGGATCACCTGACTCCTGATCCGGGGAGAGACACATCATGTGCAGCCGCAATGCGGGCCAACTGACGGCTGGTCTGGAACATCCACAGTTTCTGTTCGGAGGCCGCCGCCTGGTGGCGCTGCTGCTCCTGCTGGCCTTGGGTTTGTTCGGTGGTCGGGCGAACGCTGCGGACGACAACAGTCCGATCGGACGTCGCATCGACAATTTCGAACTCCCCGATTCGCTCGGAGCGCTGCACACGCTCGAACAGTACCACGACCGTTCACTGGTCGTCGTCGCTTTTGTCGGGGTCGAATGTCCGATCGCAAGGTTGTACGCCCCTCGGCTGGAGCAGATCGCACGGGACTATGCGGATCGCGGTGTGACCGTCCTCGCCATCGATTCCAATCGGCAGGACTCACTGACGGATCTGCAGGGATACGTGAATCGGCATGGCATCTCCTTTCCGGTTCTTCGGGACAGCGGAAACAGGATTGCTGACCAGTTCGGTGCCCTCCGCACGATCGAGACGTACGTGCTCGATCAGCAGCGGACGATCCGGTATCACGGTCGGATCGACGACCAGTATGGAGTGGGATACAGCCGCTCGGAGCCCACGCGCAACGACCTGCGGGAAGCACTTGACGAACTGCTCACGGACCAGCCGGTCAGCGTTCCGCAGACGAAAGTCGTGGGTTGTTTTATCGGCCGGGTCCGGAAGCCTCAGGCGGATGCCTCGGTCACTTACTCACGCGATGTTGCCTCCGTCCTGAACCGTCACTGCGTGGAATGTCACCGGGAGGGCGAGATCGCCCCCTTCGCGCTCAGCAGCTTCGACGACGCCGTCGGCTGGGGCGAAACGATCGCCGAAGTCATCCGGGAGCAGCGGATGCCCCCCTGGCACGCGAATCCGGCTCACGGAGAGTTCGCCAACTCCCGCCTGATGTCTGACGAAGAGAAGCAGACGATCTACGACTGGGTCGAAGCCGGCATGCCCGAGGGGGATCCTGCCGTTCTGCCCTCGCTGCCGCAGTTCGTCGAAGGCTGGCAACTCCCAAGACGGCCGGACCAGGTCGTGGCCATGCGCAGCAAACCGTTCGACGTGCCGGCGGAAGGAACGATCGAGTATCAGTACTTCGCCGTCGATCCCGGCTTCACCGAAGACCGTTGGATTGCGGGTGCTGAAGTCGTGCCGGGCAACCGCAACGTCGTCCACCACGCGATCGTCTTTTTCAGTCCTCCGAACGGCCGGGGCCCGCAGGGGCTGGGCTGGATCAGTGCTTACGTCCCGGGCTTCCGTCCTCCGGAGCCTGTCACGGGCCTGGCCCGCCGCGTACCGGCCGGCTCGAAGCTCATCTTTCAGATGCACTACACGCCGAACGGCTCTCCCCAGCAGGACGTGACAAAGATCGGCCTGCTGTTCGCCGATCCCGAGACCGTCACGGAAGAACTCGTCACGCAGGTCGCGGTCGATCCGAAGTTCGAGATCCCGCCGCACGCGGAGGAGTATCGCATCAGCACCACGCGGCGGCATTGGCCGAAGGGTAGCCGGCTGCTCGCTCTGACGCCCCACATGCACCTGCGCGGCCGCTCGTTTCGCTTTGTCGGTCACTTTCCGGACGGACGGGACGAGATCCTGCTCGATGTACCGCACTACGACTTCAACTGGCAACACACTTACCAGCTTGCAGAACCGCTGAACCTGCCGGAGGGATTCAGCATCGAGTGCATCGCCACGTACGACAATTCGGGCAACAACCCGGTGAATCCGGATCCGTCTGCCGCAGTCACCTGGGGCGACCAGAGCTGGGAAGAAATGATGATCGCCTTCTTCGAAGTGGCGATCCCGCGCGGCTCGTTGGTCGCGAAACAACGGAGCCGAACTGTTTCTGCAGAAGTTCGTGGCAAGGCGGAGAAGGCTGCCGACGAGATGTTCCGCCGCTTTGACCTGGACGGGGACGGCCGAATCGCGCGGGGCGAAGTTCCGCCGGCGTTCGGCGCCTTCGGCTTTGGGCGGTTCGATGCGAACGGCGACCGCTGGCTGACACGCGAAGAGGTCCTGCAGGAAGCGCTCCGCTCAATCGATCGCTGAGCCTCGGCGGCGGATCGGGACGAGAGCACGACTGATCGCGCCGCACCGACTGCTGGAACTCCCGGCGCACGTCTTGCGCCTCAACGACCGATCGCCCAGATGAGATACCGGGGAGCCGGAATGAGTTGGATTGCTGCTTGCATGGTCCGCTATCGGCTGGTTGTCGGTGCAGCGATGCTGGTCGTGACCGGCCTGGCCACCTGGGGCTACCTTCCCGACCCGGCTCCGGTGAGGGCCACTCGGGACAATGCGTCCGATTCGTCAAATGAACGCACACCTCTGCAACCGGAACGTGTCACCACATCGGACCTGGTCTCCAACCGGTTCGATCTGGCGCAGAGCGAATCGTTTCTCGTCGTCGAATGCGACGACTTCTTTCGTCCCGACTCGGTTCGCGCCTTGCGTGCGACCGTGGATGCCGTCGAAGCACTCCCCATCGTCGACACGGTGTTCTGGCTCGACCGGATTCCGTTGATCAACGTATTCGGCTTTGCAGACCCGCTGCTCCCCGAAACCGATGCGTCGCCGGAGACGTTCGCCGAAGCACGCCAGCGCATCCTCGAGCATCCGCTCATCCGCGGGCAACTGATCTCGCCCGACGGAAAGACGATGATGATGCCCGTCGTCTACGACTGGCTGTACGTCGGCAGCGACGAGGACCTGATTGCCCCCGTCGTCGCAACGGCCCGACAGGCATTCGAGGAAGCACTCGCGGCGAGCGACGCCGACGACCCTCCCTCGTTCCGCATCCGGCTGACCGGCTACGTGCCCCTGTACGTCGCCCAGAAATCTGCCTTCGATCGCAATCAGACGACGTTTCGGATCATCGCCTACTCGCTCGTCCTGATCCTGGCGGTCATCATGTTCCGCGGACTTTCCGCCGTCCTGCTCGTCGCCGGTGCCCCTGCCTTGGGTATGTACTGGACGTTCGGTCTGCTGGAACTGTTCGACGTGCGGGTGAACGACCTGGCGAATGTCGTGATGCCAATTCTGGTCACGATGATCGGGCTCACGGACGGCATTCACCTGATGGTGCACATCCGGAGAAAACGGGCGGAAGGTGATACCCCACTCGAAGCGGCCGAACATGCCATCGACACGATCGGAACCGCCTGCTGGCTGACTTCTCTGACGACGGCGATCGGGTTCGTCTCGCTCATGCTGGCTCATTCCCGCTTCGTTCGCGACTTCGGCCGGGATTGCGCCATCGGCGTTCTGATCACATTCGTGGCAGTGGTCACGTTCATTCCTCTTCTGTCGACGACGCGTCTGGCACGCAACGTCCACCATGGACACGAACGGGACTTCATCCGCGGCGGCTTGCGCCGGACGACGTGGATCGTCGATGCCCTCATCACCCACCGCTTCGCCGTCAGCACGGCGTTCGCGGTCATCACGGCCCTGTTCGGCTGGTGGTCGCTGTCGCTGAAGGCGGACGACAGATTGTCAGACGCGCTGCCGGATTCCTCCGAAGCGTACCAGGCCCTCGCCCACAGCGATGAGGCATTCGGCGGAATCGAATTCGTCCAGACGGTGATCCGCTGGCCCGAGGAGGTCGAAGCCGACTCCCCCCGGATCCTCGCCGCCGTGCGCGAAGTGGAACGGATGATTGACGAGGAACCGCTGCTGAGCCATCCGCTCTCGATCGACAACCTGCTCTCTCCGCTGCCCGGCGACCCGAACGACCTCGAGACCCGCATGACATTTCTGTCGCTGTTGCCGCAGGACCTGCGCGGATTCTTTTTCCAGCCGGAGCATCGCAGAACGATCATCGTATCGCGTGTGCAGGATCGGGGAATCGCCCAGTATGCCCCTGTGTTCGATCGGCTCGAGCAGCGGCTGTCCCAGCTGGACGGCGACCTCGACGGCTTCCTTGGCTGGCTGGAAGGGGCTCCTCTCAGTCGTTCGCGTAACCTGTACCAGATCGTCGTCGACCTGACACGCAGCCTCGGGACCGCCTCGATCATCATCTTCTTCGTCCTGTTCATCGTGTACCGATCCCTGCGCATCGGGCTCGTCTCACTGATCCCGAATATCTTTCCGCTGGTCGTGACGGCCATGGTGCTGGTGGTGACCGGCCAGTCACTCGACATGTCGAGCGTGTGCGCCTTTGTGGTCTGCCTCGGCATCGCTGTCGACGACACGATTCACTTTCTCACCCGCTATCGGGCCGAAGTTGCTGTCGATGGAGACGTACGAGCGGCCATCCGCAGGACGTTTCTCGGAGTGGGCACGGCCCTCGTGATGACGACGGTCATTCTGGTGTGTGGATTCGCGACCGTGATCTTCAGCGACCTGCGGGCGCATCGGACATTTGCCGTGATGGCCTGTTCGACGATCGCCGCGGCCCTCGTCGGAGACATGCTGGCGTTGCCGGCCCTGCTGGCGACGTTTGCCCGTCCTCCGAAAGCGCCTGTGGCGAGCGTGGAGCCCGACACTCCTCCTGACGCGCAACCGGAACAGGCGATCCCGGAATCGTCCGGAACTCCCGCCAGCTGAGTGCCCACCGAATTCCTCCCTTTGCTGATCCCGGACGATGCCGCTGCGCCTCGACGGCTCTACGATTCAGCACCGCGAAAACGCAATGGCGAGTCGGCCGCGGCCTGAGCGACCGGTGCAGTTGATGGGAGTCGTGAAATGTCCGGGAAATCACGATCATGGCGTAACGTCCAACGCTGTCGGGCCGCCCTGCCGCTCTCTGGCCCAAACACCCTTCGTCAGCTGATGGGGCCGCTGCTCGTGGTCCTGCTGCCGCTGCTGCTGACATTCACGCTGCTGGCGATCGTGGAATTCGACGGCGACGACGGGACCGATACGGTCGCCAGCGACGGCCCCTCTCCATCAATCTCGGCTCGGAGCGACTGACCGGCGACTCCCGTCGACCGGGTGCCAGTTTCGGAAAGGGCCGATATACTGCGGTGCAGATCATTTGCCTGAAAGGTTCAGTTGATGTTGCATCGCGTGGCCGCCCTGCTGATGGTCCTGCTTCCCCTGGCCGTGCTGGCCGAAGAGCCGTTTGCGCCGGTGCAGGAATCACTCCCTGTTCCCGCTCCCGAGGGGGCGATCGTTCTGTTCGATGGTGCCGGCACGAATCACTTCGTCAGCATGGCCGGCGACGAGATCGACTGGCCCGTTCGGGAGGGAGCACTGGTCTCGACTCGCGGCAACAATCGCAGCAATCACATCGTGTCGACGTACCACTTTCGTGACGCCGACCTGCACGTCGAGTTTCGACTGCCCGAGAACAGCAAGGGGAACAGCGGCGTCTACCTGCACGGACACTACGAACTGCAGATCTTCAACTCGCACGGCAAGGACGAGCCGGGCATGGGGGACATGGGTGCGGTGTACGCCTTTTCGAAACCACTCGTGAACGCTGCCCGACCACCCGGCGAATGGCAGGTGTACGATATCCGCTACCGTGCCCCGCGTCGTGATGAAGACGGCCAGATCGTCGAATCCGGACGCATCACCGCCTGGCTGAACGGACAGCTCGTGCAGGACAAAACGCCTGTCTCAGAGCCGCGATCGAACTACCATCCGTTCCGGTACGGAACGACGCCGTATCTCGAAGCGATCGAACAACAGCAGATGCAAACCTCCGTCGGTCCCGTCTTCCTTCAGGACCACGACAGCCCTGTGCAGTTTCGGAACGTGTGGGTCCGCCCGCTCGACGACAGGGCCACGTTCGCGAAACCGACGGCAGATGCTCGCGGCGACTGAAGTTCGGGCCGTGCTGGTGGCCCGTCGCTTTCCGCGCTGCGTGAGCCCCTCCCCGGGACCGGGAGTGTCCGGAGCGCGCGGTCCGGGATTCTTCGTCTCTCGTCTTAAACGCATCGTGATGCGTTGCTCTGTCAAAAGTTTTCACGTAAATTGTTCTCGTGACATTCAAGTCTTCACGTCAATCGAGAACCACGATGATCACACGACAGATTCCTGTCATCCTTTCGCTGATTCTTCTACTTGCTTCAGGCTGCGGCGATTCGAATCCTCTGGGACGCCAACCCGTCAGCGGCACGATCACCCTGAACGGCCAGCCTCTCGAACGCGGCACCATCGAGTTTTCCCCTAAGGAATCGGGGACCGCGTCCGGCGCCTCGATTCAGGATGGCGCTTACGCAATTCCCGCCGACAAGGGGCTGCCGCCCGGCGAGTACCTCGTTCGTATCT
This region includes:
- a CDS encoding histidine kinase dimerization/phospho-acceptor domain-containing protein, which translates into the protein MSQSVTRLSLQGSDPVPPDESVAHRIRHSLFTIRTAVELVRDRYVRPGEGEHLFEIIEREQQQLSRIVEQLVRRQRRSM
- a CDS encoding DoxX family protein — protein: MNRPIVNGMGLLLIRGIVGIVLMMHGSQKLFGAFGGPGLEGFAGFLESIAVPLPMVSAILAACAEFFGGLALVLGLLTRIVAIPVAFTMFVAIVKVHNEAFFIKESGMEYALTLGLVVVGLALTGPGCLSIDHLIFGRRTSTSEGAVQG
- a CDS encoding MarR family winged helix-turn-helix transcriptional regulator, yielding MSETNLQTEVRKRHPFDSLEQEAQLNILRTNNLLMIRLERLFREHGISHAQYNILRILRGNRDGLSSHEIGQQMVTRVPDMTRLIDRLVKADLVERARSTTDRRVVCTQITKRGLQLLSTLDEPVLDAHRANLGHLSPEELQQINALMVRARAGVVDAD
- a CDS encoding tRNA-binding protein, whose product is MKTISWDEFEQVELRVGTIVDVSDFPEARKPAWKITADFGDEFGTRVSSAQITDLYTKEDLLGRQIVGVINFPPKQIGPVRSEFLVTGFYRPDGAVVLAVPEREVPNGAKLA
- a CDS encoding redoxin domain-containing protein, producing MCSRNAGQLTAGLEHPQFLFGGRRLVALLLLLALGLFGGRANAADDNSPIGRRIDNFELPDSLGALHTLEQYHDRSLVVVAFVGVECPIARLYAPRLEQIARDYADRGVTVLAIDSNRQDSLTDLQGYVNRHGISFPVLRDSGNRIADQFGALRTIETYVLDQQRTIRYHGRIDDQYGVGYSRSEPTRNDLREALDELLTDQPVSVPQTKVVGCFIGRVRKPQADASVTYSRDVASVLNRHCVECHREGEIAPFALSSFDDAVGWGETIAEVIREQRMPPWHANPAHGEFANSRLMSDEEKQTIYDWVEAGMPEGDPAVLPSLPQFVEGWQLPRRPDQVVAMRSKPFDVPAEGTIEYQYFAVDPGFTEDRWIAGAEVVPGNRNVVHHAIVFFSPPNGRGPQGLGWISAYVPGFRPPEPVTGLARRVPAGSKLIFQMHYTPNGSPQQDVTKIGLLFADPETVTEELVTQVAVDPKFEIPPHAEEYRISTTRRHWPKGSRLLALTPHMHLRGRSFRFVGHFPDGRDEILLDVPHYDFNWQHTYQLAEPLNLPEGFSIECIATYDNSGNNPVNPDPSAAVTWGDQSWEEMMIAFFEVAIPRGSLVAKQRSRTVSAEVRGKAEKAADEMFRRFDLDGDGRIARGEVPPAFGAFGFGRFDANGDRWLTREEVLQEALRSIDR
- a CDS encoding efflux RND transporter permease subunit, with protein sequence MSWIAACMVRYRLVVGAAMLVVTGLATWGYLPDPAPVRATRDNASDSSNERTPLQPERVTTSDLVSNRFDLAQSESFLVVECDDFFRPDSVRALRATVDAVEALPIVDTVFWLDRIPLINVFGFADPLLPETDASPETFAEARQRILEHPLIRGQLISPDGKTMMMPVVYDWLYVGSDEDLIAPVVATARQAFEEALAASDADDPPSFRIRLTGYVPLYVAQKSAFDRNQTTFRIIAYSLVLILAVIMFRGLSAVLLVAGAPALGMYWTFGLLELFDVRVNDLANVVMPILVTMIGLTDGIHLMVHIRRKRAEGDTPLEAAEHAIDTIGTACWLTSLTTAIGFVSLMLAHSRFVRDFGRDCAIGVLITFVAVVTFIPLLSTTRLARNVHHGHERDFIRGGLRRTTWIVDALITHRFAVSTAFAVITALFGWWSLSLKADDRLSDALPDSSEAYQALAHSDEAFGGIEFVQTVIRWPEEVEADSPRILAAVREVERMIDEEPLLSHPLSIDNLLSPLPGDPNDLETRMTFLSLLPQDLRGFFFQPEHRRTIIVSRVQDRGIAQYAPVFDRLEQRLSQLDGDLDGFLGWLEGAPLSRSRNLYQIVVDLTRSLGTASIIIFFVLFIVYRSLRIGLVSLIPNIFPLVVTAMVLVVTGQSLDMSSVCAFVVCLGIAVDDTIHFLTRYRAEVAVDGDVRAAIRRTFLGVGTALVMTTVILVCGFATVIFSDLRAHRTFAVMACSTIAAALVGDMLALPALLATFARPPKAPVASVEPDTPPDAQPEQAIPESSGTPAS
- a CDS encoding 3-keto-disaccharide hydrolase: MLHRVAALLMVLLPLAVLAEEPFAPVQESLPVPAPEGAIVLFDGAGTNHFVSMAGDEIDWPVREGALVSTRGNNRSNHIVSTYHFRDADLHVEFRLPENSKGNSGVYLHGHYELQIFNSHGKDEPGMGDMGAVYAFSKPLVNAARPPGEWQVYDIRYRAPRRDEDGQIVESGRITAWLNGQLVQDKTPVSEPRSNYHPFRYGTTPYLEAIEQQQMQTSVGPVFLQDHDSPVQFRNVWVRPLDDRATFAKPTADARGD
- a CDS encoding carboxypeptidase-like regulatory domain-containing protein, producing MITRQIPVILSLILLLASGCGDSNPLGRQPVSGTITLNGQPLERGTIEFSPKESGTASGASIQDGAYAIPADKGLPPGEYLVRISAADEEAEPMEMPGESSKISPELIPPEYNAESEQTFTVSADGENEFSLDIETSSSN